The proteins below come from a single Halostagnicola larsenii XH-48 genomic window:
- a CDS encoding formate/nitrite transporter family protein, translating into MSDFESSEEADSVADAQAEADAQAEADAQAEAEAEVDAVRDAVERSRSGAPAVGAVVRDRFSSDEVFQRIVAAADEEITSGNRELLFSSIAAGLAISITVLLYSSLYGSTDGHPILSALLYPLGFIYIIIGGYQLYTENTLPPVALTLERLASVPALLRHWLIVIIGNFIGGTIGAAVLAWGGVFSPEAAEAAVYLGTHGAETAWLDLFFKAAFAGLIVAGVVWVSFASRDTISRLVVVYLAFLAIPLGNLFHVVTSFTEMAYVVFIGELGLLPGLTGFVLPVLLGNTIGGVVLVTIVNYYQTSEERLESARFGGADSRLTPTEWLLGGIAGRSFVPLIDTVEETAADPDTFRILVPIANPRTESALVNFASTLASQKESAVVHVVHIVQLPDQTIAGYSMNQRQQIIDESDSQLEGIRETVESYNVEVETSTVVTYRSFEEIFRTAERKHTDLVVMNWAVNDLWDAARAERPLGELTQQLPCDFLVLRERDLDASRILLPTAGGPDSDLSAEVVKLLRSGTGSEITLLHIVDGPDEREAGEQFLQEWSAEHGLDDATLAVDDSGDVEGAICRAVDDQTMLVIGATERGLLSRLVSGSLHLDIIEKIDKSIVLAERPTKRSLYERLFGRR; encoded by the coding sequence ATGAGTGATTTTGAGTCCTCCGAAGAGGCGGATTCGGTCGCGGATGCGCAAGCGGAGGCAGACGCGCAAGCGGAGGCAGACGCGCAAGCGGAGGCGGAAGCGGAGGTGGATGCGGTTCGGGATGCGGTCGAGCGGTCCAGAAGCGGGGCGCCGGCGGTCGGAGCGGTCGTTCGGGATCGCTTTTCATCCGACGAAGTGTTTCAGCGGATCGTCGCGGCCGCGGACGAGGAGATAACCTCCGGGAATCGCGAACTGCTGTTCAGCAGCATTGCGGCCGGACTTGCGATTTCTATTACGGTGTTGCTGTACTCGTCGCTGTACGGGTCGACTGACGGCCACCCGATTCTGAGTGCGCTGTTGTACCCACTCGGCTTCATCTACATCATCATCGGCGGCTATCAACTCTACACCGAGAACACGCTTCCGCCGGTCGCGCTCACGCTAGAGCGGCTGGCGAGCGTCCCGGCACTGCTTCGCCACTGGTTGATCGTCATCATCGGCAACTTCATCGGGGGGACGATCGGCGCGGCGGTGCTCGCGTGGGGCGGCGTCTTCTCGCCCGAAGCGGCTGAGGCGGCGGTCTACCTCGGAACCCACGGCGCGGAGACGGCGTGGTTGGACCTGTTCTTCAAGGCGGCCTTCGCCGGACTCATCGTCGCCGGCGTCGTCTGGGTGAGTTTCGCCTCCCGCGATACGATCTCGCGGCTCGTCGTCGTCTACCTCGCGTTCCTCGCGATCCCGCTGGGGAACCTCTTTCACGTGGTCACCTCCTTTACCGAGATGGCCTACGTCGTCTTCATCGGCGAACTCGGCCTGCTCCCGGGACTGACGGGATTCGTCCTCCCCGTGTTGCTCGGCAACACCATCGGCGGCGTCGTGTTAGTGACCATCGTTAACTACTATCAGACTAGCGAGGAGCGCCTCGAGTCTGCGCGATTTGGCGGGGCGGATTCGCGTCTCACCCCGACCGAATGGCTGTTAGGCGGTATCGCTGGTCGCTCGTTCGTCCCCCTGATCGACACCGTCGAGGAGACCGCGGCGGACCCCGATACGTTTCGCATCCTCGTTCCGATCGCCAACCCGCGAACCGAGTCGGCGCTCGTCAACTTCGCGAGCACGCTCGCCAGCCAGAAGGAGTCCGCGGTCGTCCACGTCGTCCACATCGTTCAGCTTCCCGACCAGACGATCGCAGGCTACAGCATGAACCAGCGCCAGCAGATCATCGACGAGTCGGACAGCCAGCTTGAGGGGATCCGCGAAACGGTCGAAAGCTACAACGTCGAGGTCGAGACGTCGACGGTCGTCACCTACCGTTCGTTCGAGGAGATCTTCAGGACCGCAGAGCGAAAGCACACCGACCTCGTCGTGATGAACTGGGCAGTCAACGACCTGTGGGACGCCGCAAGGGCCGAACGACCGCTCGGCGAACTGACACAGCAACTGCCCTGTGACTTTCTGGTCCTCCGGGAACGTGATCTGGACGCCTCGAGAATCTTGCTTCCGACCGCCGGCGGCCCGGATTCCGATCTGAGCGCCGAGGTCGTCAAACTGCTCCGGTCGGGAACCGGTTCGGAGATAACGCTGTTGCACATCGTCGACGGCCCGGACGAGCGCGAGGCGGGCGAGCAGTTCTTACAGGAGTGGTCCGCCGAACACGGGCTGGACGATGCCACGCTCGCGGTCGACGACTCCGGCGATGTCGAGGGTGCGATCTGTCGAGCCGTCGACGACCAGACGATGCTCGTCATCGGTGCGACCGAACGAGGACTTCTCTCGAGGCTCGTCTCGGGGTCGTTACACCTCGATATCATCGAGAAAATCGATAAATCGATCGTCCTCGCCGAACGGCCGACCAAGCGGAGTCTCTACGAGCGATTGTTCGGGCGTCGCTAA
- a CDS encoding MBL fold metallo-hydrolase has translation MELEFRGGAGEVGRSALVIDGTLLLDFGMDSGNPPSFPVGDVDPEAVVLSHGHLDHVGSLPSLLSGDARPEIHWTPPTRDLATVLARDTLKLHGVTSNGPARHGGSYDCPFTEAELARVSQVSETHGYRESFEVAGYEITFFDAGHIVGSAHVLVDDGDTRLLYTGDFQTESQQLVSGTTVRPDADVVVCESTYSDTTRPPRESIEAAFVESVEQTIWEGGTVVVPAFAIGRTQELLCLCEQHDLECYVDGMGKRVTELFLRDRNREFLRDPDLLRRAKGNARFVTGRDGQRKRIAEQNTVIVTTSGMLHGGPAMTYVPAVRGHPTNKIAMTGYQVEGTPGRDLLETGSAEIDGRMMPVSAQTEAYDLSAHADRDGLLAFLESYRDTEVLAVHGDRCQAFAAELSEDGFDASAPAIGETWTSAD, from the coding sequence ATGGAACTCGAGTTTCGCGGCGGTGCCGGCGAGGTCGGCCGAAGCGCGCTTGTGATCGACGGGACGCTGTTGCTCGATTTCGGCATGGATTCGGGCAACCCGCCGTCGTTTCCCGTCGGCGATGTCGATCCCGAGGCGGTTGTCCTCAGTCACGGCCACCTCGATCACGTCGGATCGCTCCCGTCGCTTCTGTCAGGGGACGCTCGCCCGGAAATCCACTGGACGCCGCCAACTCGAGACCTCGCGACGGTGCTGGCTCGAGACACGCTGAAACTCCACGGCGTTACCTCGAACGGGCCGGCCCGGCACGGTGGGAGCTACGACTGCCCGTTCACCGAAGCCGAACTCGCGCGGGTGAGTCAGGTGTCGGAAACGCACGGCTACCGCGAGTCCTTCGAGGTCGCCGGCTACGAGATCACGTTCTTCGACGCGGGCCACATCGTCGGCAGCGCACACGTTCTCGTCGACGACGGGGATACCAGACTCCTCTATACGGGCGACTTCCAGACGGAATCCCAGCAACTGGTTTCGGGAACGACCGTTCGCCCGGACGCTGACGTGGTCGTCTGTGAGAGCACCTACTCGGACACGACGCGACCGCCGCGCGAGTCGATCGAGGCCGCGTTCGTCGAAAGCGTCGAACAGACGATTTGGGAAGGTGGCACCGTCGTGGTCCCCGCATTCGCGATCGGTCGAACGCAGGAACTGCTCTGTCTCTGCGAACAACACGACCTCGAGTGTTACGTCGACGGCATGGGCAAGCGCGTGACGGAGCTGTTTCTGCGGGATCGAAACCGCGAGTTCCTCCGCGATCCGGACCTGCTGCGCCGGGCGAAGGGCAACGCTCGGTTCGTCACCGGCCGCGACGGCCAGCGAAAGCGAATCGCCGAGCAAAACACCGTGATCGTCACCACGAGCGGGATGCTCCACGGCGGTCCCGCGATGACCTACGTTCCGGCGGTCCGGGGCCACCCGACGAACAAAATCGCCATGACGGGCTACCAGGTCGAGGGGACGCCGGGCCGGGACCTCCTCGAGACGGGCAGCGCTGAGATCGACGGCCGGATGATGCCGGTCAGCGCCCAGACCGAGGCCTACGACCTGTCGGCCCACGCCGATCGGGACGGCCTTCTGGCCTTTCTCGAATCATACCGAGACACGGAGGTGCTCGCGGTCCACGGTGATCGCTGTCAGGCGTTCGCGGCCGAGTTGTCCGAAGACGGGTTCGACGCGAGCGCACCGGCAATCGGCGAGACGTGGACGAGTGCGGATTGA
- a CDS encoding TetR/AcrR family transcriptional regulator, translating to MTDPDVRDAIMAATYDALCTHGYTDLTAQDIADRTDKSKSLLFYHYDSKEDLVADFIDYLLERHDERVEATSGNPPVERLATFLEFFLYGPDDDDWTSFHTAMLELRAQAPYNDTYREQFQKSDERLQTTLENILIDGIESGAFVEHDVEAVATLLVTIFNGARIREITLEGDSYLEMVRTAAVEKIIDDVLADGVELPTTVDIDDPLEPDERLETSTDRRTEATNGLADEHDTDPRDSESTRSANATDDENDEHSQ from the coding sequence GTGACCGATCCGGACGTTCGCGATGCGATTATGGCCGCAACATACGATGCGTTGTGTACCCACGGGTACACCGATCTGACCGCACAGGATATCGCAGATCGGACCGACAAGAGCAAATCGCTCCTGTTCTATCACTACGACTCCAAGGAGGACCTCGTCGCGGACTTCATCGACTACCTGTTAGAGCGCCACGACGAACGCGTCGAGGCTACCTCGGGGAATCCGCCGGTCGAGCGGTTGGCGACCTTCCTCGAGTTCTTCTTATACGGGCCCGACGACGACGATTGGACGTCGTTTCACACGGCGATGCTCGAGTTGCGGGCCCAGGCACCGTACAACGACACGTACCGCGAGCAGTTCCAGAAGAGCGATGAACGACTGCAGACCACGCTCGAGAACATTCTCATTGACGGCATCGAATCCGGTGCGTTCGTCGAACACGATGTCGAAGCCGTCGCCACCTTGCTGGTTACCATTTTCAACGGGGCTCGCATCCGAGAGATCACGCTCGAGGGTGACAGCTATCTCGAGATGGTCAGGACGGCGGCCGTCGAAAAGATTATCGACGACGTTCTCGCCGACGGCGTCGAACTTCCGACGACAGTAGACATCGACGATCCGCTCGAACCGGATGAGAGACTCGAGACATCGACGGACCGCAGAACAGAAGCTACAAACGGGTTGGCCGACGAACATGATACTGACCCTCGAGATAGCGAATCGACGCGTTCGGCTAACGCCACCGACGACGAAAACGATGAGCACTCCCAGTGA
- a CDS encoding 30S ribosomal protein S6e, protein MATFTVVVGDPDTGLAHQLEADGQDANRFLGKSIGDEVDGSAVGLDGYTLEITGGSDDAGRPLNETVAGADLQEVLMEEKQTGYHPKRDGERRRITVRGREVSDAVAQINASIVEAGDTDVDELLAEDE, encoded by the coding sequence ATGGCAACTTTCACTGTCGTTGTTGGCGACCCCGATACCGGGCTCGCACACCAACTCGAGGCGGACGGACAGGACGCGAATCGATTCCTCGGCAAGTCGATCGGCGACGAAGTCGACGGCTCCGCCGTGGGTCTAGACGGCTACACGCTCGAGATCACCGGTGGATCGGACGACGCGGGTCGACCGCTCAACGAGACCGTCGCGGGAGCGGACCTGCAGGAAGTGCTGATGGAAGAAAAGCAGACGGGCTATCACCCGAAGCGAGACGGCGAGCGGCGCCGTATCACGGTTCGCGGTCGCGAAGTCTCGGACGCCGTCGCCCAGATCAACGCCTCGATCGTCGAAGCCGGCGACACTGACGTCGACGAACTGCTCGCAGAGGACGAGTAA
- a CDS encoding DUF7112 family protein, translating to MADRLSSDHPSVRTVRATLSETTTGVRLEIPGEERDSFVVDDLVRVTLEGAERFARVERALTGDELTIEGVYETADGARDPRDGTDVLPDWCDEQTVRDGGSVLIDVIEPGFAYGIRSPGETAYYDASEPPKSSLSDIANDIDGS from the coding sequence ATGGCAGACCGACTTTCGAGTGATCACCCGTCGGTTCGAACCGTCAGGGCGACGCTTTCGGAGACGACGACGGGAGTCAGACTGGAGATTCCCGGCGAGGAACGCGACAGCTTTGTGGTCGACGACCTCGTGCGGGTCACGCTTGAGGGCGCCGAGCGGTTCGCGCGAGTCGAACGAGCGCTCACGGGCGACGAACTCACCATCGAAGGCGTCTACGAGACCGCAGACGGCGCTCGAGACCCGCGCGACGGAACCGACGTCTTACCCGACTGGTGTGACGAGCAGACAGTCCGAGACGGGGGATCGGTCCTGATCGACGTTATCGAGCCGGGATTCGCCTATGGCATTCGCAGCCCTGGCGAGACCGCCTATTACGACGCTTCTGAACCGCCGAAGAGTAGCCTCTCCGATATCGCCAACGATATCGACGGCTCGTAG
- a CDS encoding helix-turn-helix transcriptional regulator has protein sequence MREDPPDSMSLLAKLSRVIATKKTSESYETPLDDPEEAVDVEHEFDELMAQVNDVLQTEGVHFEDALVKENLDEILLVLISLHGETHGKELLSDLSAFFETELSPGTVYPRLHALEEDDVLSMHSKIRTKEYAIANEEQVRSNVEETMVQHLAFGLLLYAFLS, from the coding sequence ATGCGTGAGGATCCACCTGATAGCATGTCACTTCTCGCGAAATTATCGAGAGTGATTGCGACGAAAAAGACATCGGAATCGTACGAAACACCGCTTGACGACCCTGAGGAAGCGGTCGACGTCGAGCACGAGTTCGACGAACTAATGGCGCAAGTCAACGACGTTCTCCAGACCGAGGGCGTACACTTCGAGGACGCGTTGGTCAAGGAGAACCTCGACGAAATTCTGCTCGTCTTGATCTCGTTACACGGCGAAACCCACGGGAAAGAGCTACTCTCGGACCTGAGTGCGTTCTTCGAGACGGAACTCAGCCCGGGAACCGTCTACCCGCGATTGCACGCGCTCGAGGAGGACGACGTCCTCTCGATGCACTCGAAGATTCGGACGAAAGAGTACGCGATCGCAAACGAAGAACAGGTTCGGTCGAACGTCGAGGAGACGATGGTCCAGCACCTCGCCTTCGGACTGTTGTTGTACGCGTTCCTCTCTTGA
- a CDS encoding chemotaxis protein CheD: protein MTDDLLDRADGFESHEVSVCRTETSPSRSRSNRRSSATTFDSKTPSPKAVHPGSNDPVTIHQAARVESPTVVPGPDDSLEESAFKVGIAEYALTVRNEYQMLRSSGFGSCIGVVLHDESAAITGLLHFMLPATEEIANSDPNPAKFGDSGIEAMLDSFREVGGSNSTTTAKLAGGAAMMDFGDDGDSIGKQNTVAARTALQDHDIPITAAETGGSVGRSVTVDAQTASVTIQRSDGSERVI from the coding sequence ATGACTGATGATTTACTCGATCGCGCAGATGGATTCGAATCGCACGAGGTGTCCGTCTGTCGAACGGAGACGAGTCCGTCTCGGTCGCGTTCGAACCGTCGGTCGTCGGCGACCACGTTCGACTCCAAAACACCGTCTCCCAAAGCGGTGCATCCCGGGTCGAACGATCCGGTGACGATCCATCAGGCCGCACGGGTCGAATCGCCGACCGTCGTTCCGGGGCCGGACGATAGTCTCGAGGAATCGGCGTTCAAAGTCGGCATCGCCGAGTACGCCCTCACGGTTCGAAACGAGTACCAGATGCTTCGCTCGAGCGGGTTCGGATCGTGTATCGGTGTCGTTTTACATGACGAATCGGCTGCGATTACTGGGTTGTTACATTTCATGCTCCCGGCCACCGAGGAAATCGCTAATTCGGATCCGAATCCTGCAAAGTTCGGCGACTCCGGTATCGAAGCGATGCTCGATTCGTTCAGGGAAGTCGGCGGGTCGAATTCGACGACGACGGCCAAGCTCGCCGGCGGCGCGGCGATGATGGATTTCGGTGACGACGGCGATTCGATCGGTAAACAAAACACGGTCGCCGCACGCACGGCCCTCCAAGACCACGACATCCCGATCACGGCGGCGGAAACTGGTGGATCTGTGGGCCGGTCGGTAACCGTCGACGCCCAGACTGCTTCGGTAACGATTCAACGATCCGATGGGTCAGAGCGAGTCATCTGA
- a CDS encoding chemotaxis protein CheW yields the protein MAAQEYEQDIEDGVEESNDLETVDVLEFGLDTDGFCVEIGYIAEIVNCGELTNLPSTPPHIEGVLNLREEAVKVVNLKRLLDIGDTYNDEKLIVFKRKDGADSRLGWLVDGVRGVHSFAPSDVEAGGNAPGVEGVIRQEEDFVIWLDPAQMRI from the coding sequence ATGGCAGCACAAGAGTACGAGCAAGACATCGAAGACGGAGTCGAGGAGTCGAACGACCTGGAAACTGTAGACGTACTGGAGTTCGGACTCGATACTGACGGTTTTTGCGTCGAAATCGGGTACATCGCGGAAATCGTAAACTGCGGCGAGTTGACCAACCTGCCGAGTACGCCACCGCACATCGAAGGCGTCCTCAACCTGCGCGAGGAGGCCGTGAAGGTGGTGAATCTCAAACGACTCCTCGACATCGGGGACACCTACAACGACGAAAAACTCATCGTCTTCAAGCGAAAAGACGGCGCAGACAGCCGACTCGGATGGCTCGTCGACGGCGTTCGCGGCGTCCACTCGTTCGCTCCCAGCGACGTCGAAGCCGGCGGTAACGCACCGGGCGTCGAAGGCGTTATTCGCCAAGAGGAGGATTTCGTCATCTGGCTCGATCCGGCACAGATGCGCATCTAG
- the cheB gene encoding chemotaxis-specific protein-glutamate methyltransferase CheB has protein sequence MVTVGIVDDSAFMRNILTEIIEQRGHEVVGEASDGESAVELVENTNVEVITMDISMPGQGGHWAVDKIMERHPVPIVVLSAHVHEDAEEALELMERGVVDIIRKPGGKERSVSLWDRADEVVERIAGASQSSPRSGSTIDSASGSATRGADAGATSRAGRSGSRERSALGSSSRAGSSPTDSIESAKTTTLLVGSSTGGPDTVETLLANLPTGLDLRVLVVQHMTDALTGSFANRLDAATDLEFREAGANETITAGEGVLAKGGYHLEVTGYRRGRIDIDLSKAPKINNVRPAVDATMRTAADVIDDHMIGVILTGMGQDGAVGIKSVADAGGRTIAQDEATSRIFGMPKAAIETGSIEQVLAIDDIPDAIVRLCTDDD, from the coding sequence ATGGTCACTGTTGGTATCGTTGATGACTCTGCGTTCATGCGGAATATTCTCACCGAGATTATCGAGCAGCGCGGACACGAGGTCGTCGGCGAAGCCAGCGACGGCGAATCCGCGGTCGAACTCGTCGAAAACACGAACGTCGAGGTTATCACGATGGACATCTCGATGCCCGGACAGGGAGGCCACTGGGCGGTCGACAAAATCATGGAGCGCCATCCGGTTCCGATCGTCGTTTTGAGCGCTCACGTCCACGAAGACGCCGAGGAAGCGCTCGAGTTGATGGAACGCGGCGTTGTCGACATCATCCGAAAACCCGGCGGCAAGGAGCGATCGGTTTCGCTCTGGGACCGCGCCGACGAAGTCGTCGAGCGGATCGCCGGCGCATCCCAGTCGAGTCCCCGATCGGGGTCGACGATTGACTCGGCGTCGGGGTCCGCCACTCGAGGTGCCGACGCTGGAGCTACATCGAGAGCGGGGAGGTCGGGATCACGGGAGCGCTCGGCGCTCGGATCGTCGTCGCGAGCGGGTTCGTCGCCGACCGATTCGATCGAGTCCGCAAAAACGACCACGCTACTCGTCGGATCCTCGACCGGCGGTCCCGACACGGTCGAGACGCTGCTCGCGAACCTTCCGACGGGACTCGATCTTCGGGTACTCGTCGTCCAGCACATGACCGACGCCCTGACCGGATCCTTCGCCAACCGTCTCGATGCGGCAACGGACCTCGAGTTTCGCGAAGCGGGCGCTAACGAAACCATCACGGCTGGTGAAGGCGTCCTCGCGAAAGGCGGGTACCATCTCGAGGTGACCGGCTATCGACGCGGCAGGATCGACATCGATCTCTCGAAAGCGCCCAAAATCAACAACGTCAGGCCGGCCGTCGACGCGACGATGCGAACCGCAGCCGATGTCATCGACGATCACATGATCGGCGTTATTCTGACCGGAATGGGCCAAGACGGCGCGGTAGGGATCAAGTCGGTTGCGGATGCAGGCGGTCGAACGATCGCACAGGACGAAGCGACGTCTCGGATCTTCGGAATGCCTAAAGCCGCGATCGAAACCGGCTCGATCGAACAGGTGCTCGCGATCGACGACATTCCGGATGCGATCGTTCGTCTGTGTACTGACGACGATTGA
- a CDS encoding chemotaxis protein CheW, with translation MSEDEPDPDDEFEDQLSDVGSRTREKFSADEQKKAEKLGVSPSGSSDPSFDTEAETTEADGGTTADDEKGGADGDEGSAVVDESPADIDTGSAGADDAAADDAAVDDAGVTDASVESAETDGTDHDQPERTQPSATGAEPTGSESGTVYEYNDMNTNLEHEPEPSVNDQQTATESSLEADTDQSGGAVAGFGGVATGERMAVTKTEVDFVTGEEGKANETEQTKLLFFELNDELFAAPLESISSVEELSGLTRYPRSPEPIDGVTDMRGKIIAVLNPKVIVDLSNASHENGAGGDYIIVQEEIEDEHRIGVRVDDISHVESASEDSITPIYDITEMDLVTIDESYLQGIIHGYRADEQAQVPLVDFTALMETLKEY, from the coding sequence ATGAGTGAGGACGAACCAGATCCAGACGACGAGTTCGAAGACCAGCTATCGGACGTTGGCTCTCGAACGCGCGAGAAGTTTTCAGCGGACGAACAGAAAAAGGCGGAGAAACTCGGCGTTTCTCCGAGCGGGTCATCGGACCCGTCGTTCGATACAGAAGCCGAGACCACCGAGGCCGATGGCGGCACGACCGCCGACGACGAGAAGGGTGGGGCCGATGGCGACGAAGGCTCTGCTGTTGTCGACGAAAGCCCTGCCGATATCGACACTGGTTCTGCCGGTGCCGACGATGCCGCTGCCGATGATGCCGCTGTTGATGATGCTGGTGTTACGGATGCTAGTGTTGAAAGCGCAGAAACGGACGGCACCGATCACGACCAACCTGAACGAACCCAGCCGTCAGCGACCGGGGCCGAACCGACCGGCTCCGAGTCGGGGACGGTATACGAATACAACGACATGAATACGAACCTCGAACACGAACCGGAACCGTCCGTCAACGACCAGCAGACTGCAACCGAATCCTCCCTCGAGGCGGACACTGACCAATCGGGCGGAGCGGTGGCCGGCTTCGGTGGCGTCGCGACCGGCGAACGGATGGCGGTCACGAAGACGGAGGTCGACTTCGTCACGGGCGAGGAAGGAAAAGCCAACGAGACGGAGCAGACGAAACTGCTGTTCTTCGAACTCAACGACGAACTGTTCGCCGCTCCGCTCGAGAGCATCAGTTCCGTCGAGGAGCTCTCGGGATTGACCCGGTATCCCCGGTCGCCGGAACCGATCGACGGCGTCACCGATATGCGGGGCAAGATCATCGCCGTCTTGAACCCCAAAGTGATCGTCGATCTCTCGAACGCGAGCCACGAAAACGGCGCTGGCGGGGACTACATCATCGTCCAGGAGGAAATCGAGGACGAACACCGGATCGGCGTGCGCGTCGACGACATCAGCCACGTCGAATCCGCGAGCGAGGATTCGATCACGCCCATCTACGATATCACCGAGATGGATCTCGTCACGATCGACGAGTCCTACCTCCAGGGGATCATCCACGGCTATCGAGCCGACGAACAGGCCCAGGTCCCGCTGGTCGATTTCACCGCGCTCATGGAGACACTGAAAGAGTATTAG
- a CDS encoding ParA family protein codes for MTTTGKTPEVIAVSLQKGGTGKTFTAMNLAGGLSARGFEVLLVDFDPQGTLTANLGKREQYFDLDALSLDEVLLDPSKWKRVTDLIETDHEEFDLIPANQSYNGNKTPLDAADAGENRFGRLLEHFEDEYHYIVCDCPPDFSPYAKNAVTAGENIVIPMIPETEMPHSVDLLFDQYDVLEMMHDLDISYLASVMTVDSTKMTTEHQRIVSWFEDTFGEKGVVTDHRAAFARAKKNQRSVYAYDESLSNAELETYDELVQLVVTQTEPPTFGIDVEAAKQLSVDGVRRRREQIREQEAKA; via the coding sequence ATGACAACGACGGGCAAGACACCGGAAGTGATCGCCGTGTCGCTCCAGAAAGGCGGCACCGGGAAAACGTTCACCGCGATGAACCTCGCGGGAGGCCTTTCAGCCCGTGGATTCGAAGTCCTTCTCGTCGATTTCGACCCTCAGGGAACGCTGACGGCAAACCTCGGTAAACGCGAGCAGTATTTCGACCTCGACGCGCTCTCGCTTGACGAGGTGTTGCTCGATCCATCGAAGTGGAAACGGGTAACGGACCTGATCGAAACCGATCACGAGGAGTTCGACCTCATCCCCGCAAACCAGTCGTACAACGGAAACAAAACGCCGCTCGACGCGGCGGATGCCGGCGAAAACCGCTTCGGCCGCCTCCTCGAGCACTTCGAGGACGAGTATCACTACATCGTCTGTGACTGCCCGCCGGATTTCTCGCCGTACGCGAAAAACGCGGTGACCGCCGGAGAGAACATCGTCATCCCGATGATTCCGGAGACGGAGATGCCCCACTCGGTCGACTTGCTGTTCGATCAGTACGACGTTCTCGAGATGATGCACGACCTCGATATCTCGTATCTCGCCTCGGTGATGACCGTCGACTCCACGAAGATGACCACCGAGCACCAGCGAATCGTTTCCTGGTTCGAGGACACGTTCGGGGAGAAAGGCGTCGTGACGGACCACCGGGCCGCGTTCGCGCGGGCGAAGAAGAACCAACGCTCGGTCTACGCCTACGACGAATCGCTCTCGAACGCGGAACTCGAGACCTACGACGAGCTCGTCCAGCTGGTCGTGACACAGACCGAGCCGCCGACGTTCGGAATCGATGTCGAGGCGGCAAAGCAGCTATCCGTCGACGGCGTTCGTCGGCGACGAGAGCAGATTCGAGAACAGGAGGCAAAAGCATGA